A part of Acomys russatus chromosome 21, mAcoRus1.1, whole genome shotgun sequence genomic DNA contains:
- the Gja1 gene encoding gap junction alpha-1 protein, whose product MGDWSALGKLLDKVQAYSTAGGKVWLSVLFIFRILLLGTAVESAWGDEQSAFRCNTQQPGCENVCYDKSFPISHVRFWVLQIIFVSVPTLLYLAHVFYVMRKEEKLNKREEELKVAQTDGANVDMHLKQIEIKKFKYGIEEHGKVKMRGGLLRTYIISILFKSVFEVAFLLIQWYIYGFSLSAVYTCKRDPCPHQVDCFLSRPTEKTIFIIFMLVVSLVSLALNIIELFYVFFKGVKDRVKGRSDPYHATSGPLSPSKDCGSPKYAYFNGCSSPTAPLSPMSPPGYKLVTGDRNNSSCRNYNKQASEQNWANYSAEQNRMGQAGSTISNSHAQPFDFPDDNPNAKKIAAGHELQPLAIVDQRPSSRASSRASSRPRPDDLEI is encoded by the coding sequence ATGGGTGACTGGAGCGCCTTGGGGAAGCTGCTGGACAAAGTACAAGCCTACTCCACGGCTGGAGGGAAGGTGTGGCTGTCGGTTCTCTTCATCTTCAGAATCCTGCTCCTAGGGACCGCAGTCGAGTCAGCGTGGGGTGACGAGCAGTCGGCCTTTCGCTGTAACACTCAACAACCTGGTTGCGAGAACGTCTGCTATGACaagtccttccccatctctcatGTGCGCTTCTGGGTCCTTCAGATCATATTCGTGTCTGTGCCCACGCTCCTGTATTTGGCGCACGTGTTCTACGtcatgagaaaggaagagaaactgaACAAAAGGGAGGAGGAGCTCAAAGTGGCCCAGACAGATGGTGCCAACGTGGACATGCATCTGAAGCAGATTGAGATCAAGAAGTTCAAGTACGGCATTGAAGAGCACGGCAAGGTGAAGATGAGGGGCGGCCTGTTGAGAACCTACATCATCAGCATCCTCTTCAAGTCCGTCTTCGAGGTGGCCTTCCTGCTGATCCAGTGGTACATCTATGGGTTCAGCCTGAGTGCCGTCTACACATGCAAGCGAGACCCCTGCCCCCATCAGGTGGACTGCTTCCTCTCCCGTCCCACGGAGAAAACgatcttcatcatcttcatgtTGGTGGTGTCGTTGGTGTCTCTCGCTTTGAACATCATCGAGCTCTTCTATGTCTTCTTCAAGGGCGTGAAGGATCGCGTGAAGGGAAGAAGCGACCCTTACCACGCCACCTCCGGCCCTCTGAGCCCATCAAAAGACTGTGGCTCTCCCAAATACGCTTACTTCAATGGCTGCTCCTCACCCACGGCTCCACTCTCACCTATGTCTCCTCCTGGGTACAAGCTGGTCACGGGCGACAGAAACAATTCTTCATGCCGCAATTACAACAAGCAAGCGAGTGAGCAAAACTGGGCTAATTACAGCGCGGAGCAAAATCGAATGGGGCAGGCCGGAAGCACCATCTCCAACTCCCACGCCCAGCCTTTTGATTTCCCCGATGACAACCCAAATGCCAAAAAAATCGCTGCTGGCCATGAACTCCAGCCATTAGCCATCGTGGACCAGCGACCTtccagcagagccagcagccGGGCCAGCAGCAGGCCTCGGCCTGATGATCTGGAGATCTAA